A single genomic interval of Syntrophobotulus glycolicus DSM 8271 harbors:
- a CDS encoding FmdE family protein yields the protein MCRPKSKWEMSIEFHGHECMGLAIGYQESLLAMRALGVTRAEDEELFAIVETDACGVDAVQVVTGCTLGKGNLIYKDAGKQALTLANRKDNKAVRVIMKPDAMAEDKAFSELRQKIVSHSASEEELARWQTIQKKRTADFLNSPPESLFNLYEVPMPVIEKARLFKTVVCAKCHEPFAEAKARLVDGQIVCGDCYCGYTRGW from the coding sequence ATGTGCAGACCAAAATCAAAATGGGAAATGAGCATTGAATTTCATGGACATGAATGTATGGGACTGGCAATCGGTTATCAAGAATCCTTGCTGGCGATGAGGGCCCTGGGTGTGACCAGAGCGGAAGACGAAGAACTTTTCGCCATAGTGGAAACGGATGCCTGCGGGGTTGACGCGGTCCAAGTTGTGACAGGATGTACATTGGGCAAAGGCAACCTCATCTATAAAGATGCGGGCAAACAGGCTCTGACTCTTGCCAACCGCAAAGACAATAAAGCCGTCCGTGTAATCATGAAGCCGGACGCTATGGCAGAGGATAAGGCATTCAGCGAGCTTCGGCAGAAAATTGTCAGTCACAGCGCAAGTGAAGAAGAGCTGGCCAGGTGGCAAACCATTCAGAAAAAAAGAACGGCCGATTTTTTGAATTCCCCGCCAGAGAGCTTGTTTAATCTGTATGAAGTGCCTATGCCGGTAATTGAAAAGGCCCGCCTGTTCAAAACGGTTGTTTGCGCAAAATGCCATGAGCCTTTTGCCGAAGCCAAGGCAAGACTTGTTGACGGGCAAATTGTGTGTGGGGATTGTTACTGCGGTTATACACGAGGTTGGTAA
- a CDS encoding Na/Pi cotransporter family protein: MTITLNMVAQLLGGLGLFFYGVNTLADGLQKLAANKLRNILESLTRNSFSAAIFGTAMTIVLQSSAASTVMVVEFVNSGLLSLTQALGISLGSSLGTYVLIKLISFPFIDFALILIFIGFISFLIMKSVKARRAGQSLIGFGCVFIGMSFMSGAFSPLKNMPGVYSFLHHFGSIPILGILAGLVLTALMQSSSAFLAVMISLANNGLLSIQAIIALVMGAHIGGTMTTLLSSLGTEKVDALRVALANSLYRIIAAVLLMPFSAEFARFIQWTTPDLAGEVANAYLFSTLFIVILFLPFNHILARVLIRFVRSAKREAKEIRLKYMTKASLEIPTIALNQAGQEIRWQGQKILEHMYELLPRTISTGDPRWITEIEETEKEIDQYYMLIAKYLASLFNQSMTQDQIVRTHNYQLIAKEWEYLADRIIVMARFIQKLYSDGTVIPPEDLERFHHLYSTVSKNFLDLLLLLDTRDHTLLSRITSVHDEITELYKTLQIGTVCDHEEDFTSEKNIMLDLYNLLFRISEHLKNIATMIND, from the coding sequence ATGACAATTACCCTAAATATGGTTGCTCAGCTTTTGGGAGGACTTGGTCTATTTTTCTACGGAGTCAATACTCTGGCGGACGGACTTCAAAAATTGGCCGCCAATAAATTAAGAAATATCCTTGAGTCCTTAACCCGCAATTCCTTTTCAGCGGCCATATTTGGTACGGCCATGACCATAGTCCTGCAAAGCAGTGCCGCTTCCACCGTAATGGTCGTCGAGTTTGTCAACTCGGGCTTATTGTCGCTTACCCAGGCTCTGGGGATTTCTTTGGGTTCTTCTTTAGGGACATATGTTCTGATTAAATTGATTTCATTTCCGTTCATTGATTTTGCTTTAATCCTGATTTTTATTGGGTTTATTTCGTTTTTGATCATGAAGAGTGTTAAAGCCAGAAGAGCCGGTCAGTCTTTAATCGGGTTCGGTTGTGTTTTTATTGGCATGAGCTTTATGTCCGGCGCTTTCTCCCCCTTAAAAAATATGCCCGGAGTCTATAGCTTTCTTCATCATTTCGGCTCAATTCCTATCCTGGGCATCTTGGCCGGGCTTGTTCTGACCGCTTTAATGCAAAGCAGCTCCGCCTTTCTGGCCGTAATGATTTCTTTGGCCAATAACGGGCTTCTTTCCATTCAAGCGATCATTGCGCTGGTTATGGGCGCGCATATCGGAGGCACGATGACCACTCTCCTTTCCTCTTTGGGAACAGAGAAGGTCGACGCTTTGCGGGTTGCTTTAGCCAACAGTCTTTACCGGATCATCGCGGCAGTCCTGCTCATGCCCTTTTCTGCTGAATTCGCGCGCTTTATTCAATGGACCACTCCTGATTTAGCTGGAGAAGTGGCCAATGCCTACCTCTTCTCGACCCTTTTCATCGTGATCTTATTCCTGCCGTTTAATCATATTCTGGCCAGAGTGCTGATCAGATTTGTCCGCAGCGCGAAAAGGGAAGCGAAAGAAATCAGACTGAAATACATGACCAAGGCTTCCCTGGAAATTCCGACGATTGCCCTGAATCAGGCCGGTCAGGAAATCAGGTGGCAAGGGCAAAAAATCCTTGAGCACATGTATGAGCTGCTTCCCCGTACGATCTCCACCGGAGATCCCCGCTGGATAACTGAGATTGAGGAAACAGAGAAAGAAATTGATCAATATTATATGCTCATCGCCAAATACCTGGCATCCCTCTTTAATCAAAGCATGACTCAGGACCAAATCGTCCGCACCCATAATTACCAGCTTATCGCCAAAGAATGGGAATATCTGGCCGACCGGATTATCGTGATGGCCAGATTTATTCAGAAACTGTATTCTGACGGAACGGTGATTCCTCCCGAAGACTTGGAAAGATTTCACCATCTTTATTCCACTGTGTCAAAGAATTTCCTTGATTTGCTGCTCCTGCTGGATACCAGAGACCATACCCTGCTGTCCCGGATCACATCGGTTCACGATGAAATTACCGAGTTGTATAAAACCCTTCAGATTGGTACGGTATGTGATCATGAAGAAGACTTTACCTCTGAGAAAAACATCATGTTGGACCTTTACAACTTGTTATTCAGAATCAGCGAGCACCTGAAAAATATCGCCACAATGATCAATGACTGA
- a CDS encoding ABC transporter ATP-binding protein → MILHVRGLEFRYPSHFVFQDIDFSVDQGDCLAVLGTNGVGKSTLLKCLNRVLKPRGGAVCIHQDEISHLSRVELAKRVGYVAQKQEGTRCTVFDTVLMGRKPYIKWDVSPGDLEITRRVLNTLELGDYALRYLDELSGGEVQKVWIARALAQEPDLLMLDEPTSNLDLKNQLEVINIIKTVVKKQQIAAIVTMHDLNLALRFANKFLLLKEGKIFAIGGLEVMTPENIENVYSVPVVIRKYQDRPVVVPL, encoded by the coding sequence ATGATTTTGCATGTACGGGGATTGGAATTTCGATATCCCAGTCATTTCGTATTTCAGGATATTGATTTTTCCGTTGATCAGGGCGATTGTCTGGCGGTATTGGGGACGAACGGGGTAGGGAAGTCCACCTTGCTGAAATGTCTTAACCGTGTCTTAAAACCGCGGGGCGGTGCAGTCTGCATTCATCAAGATGAGATTTCCCATTTAAGCCGTGTTGAATTGGCGAAGAGGGTCGGTTATGTCGCCCAAAAACAGGAAGGGACAAGATGTACAGTTTTTGATACGGTATTGATGGGCAGAAAACCCTATATTAAATGGGATGTCAGTCCCGGGGATCTGGAAATTACCCGGCGGGTCCTCAATACATTGGAGCTCGGGGACTATGCTTTAAGGTATCTTGATGAATTGAGCGGAGGTGAGGTCCAAAAGGTATGGATAGCCAGAGCTTTGGCGCAGGAGCCTGATCTGCTTATGCTTGACGAGCCTACCAGCAACCTTGATCTGAAGAATCAGCTTGAGGTCATCAATATCATAAAAACAGTGGTAAAGAAGCAACAGATTGCGGCAATCGTAACAATGCATGATCTGAACTTGGCCTTGCGCTTTGCCAATAAGTTTCTTTTGCTTAAAGAAGGGAAAATCTTTGCGATAGGCGGTCTGGAGGTCATGACCCCGGAAAATATTGAAAACGTTTATTCTGTCCCGGTGGTCATCAGGAAATATCAAGACAGGCCGGTGGTTGTTCCATTGTAA
- a CDS encoding FecCD family ABC transporter permease, giving the protein MDSYQKYTGRKKAIILLLAGSMVILALLAINAGSAELNPYQVIMTILGKGSSVSDVVIWNIRLPRVLAGMIAGAGLAAAGCVMQNNLRNPLASPSTLGISNAAAFGANMAIISFGAGSIQSTNADAVMINNPYIVTISAFLCAMAATLIILLLSKLRGFTPEAMVLAGVALGSLFTAGTILIQYFAQDVQVAAVVFWTFGDLGRASWREVSIMAFLVGIGVTYFMFRRWDYNAINSGEETAKGLGVNVERVRMEGMFVSCLIAAVAVSFLGIIGFIGLVAPQIMRRIVGADHRFLIPAATFLGAILLLASDTLARTMISPIVLPVGAITSFMGAPLFLYLLARGYRTT; this is encoded by the coding sequence ATGGATAGCTATCAAAAATATACGGGCAGGAAAAAAGCGATCATTCTGTTGCTGGCAGGGTCAATGGTCATATTGGCCTTGCTGGCAATCAATGCCGGATCGGCAGAGTTGAACCCGTATCAGGTAATCATGACGATTTTAGGAAAAGGAAGCAGTGTATCTGATGTTGTGATCTGGAACATTCGTCTGCCCAGGGTATTGGCCGGGATGATCGCGGGTGCAGGCTTAGCTGCGGCAGGCTGTGTGATGCAGAATAACCTGCGCAACCCCCTGGCTTCTCCCTCCACTTTGGGCATATCCAATGCGGCGGCTTTCGGAGCCAATATGGCGATTATTAGTTTTGGCGCAGGAAGCATTCAGAGCACGAATGCCGATGCCGTAATGATTAATAATCCCTATATCGTGACAATTTCGGCTTTTCTATGCGCAATGGCGGCTACCTTGATTATCCTGCTTTTATCCAAACTGAGGGGATTTACACCTGAGGCTATGGTTTTGGCCGGGGTGGCCTTGGGCTCCCTTTTTACGGCAGGTACGATTCTCATTCAGTATTTTGCCCAGGATGTCCAGGTCGCGGCGGTAGTTTTCTGGACCTTTGGCGACCTGGGGAGGGCTTCCTGGCGGGAAGTCTCCATCATGGCGTTTCTGGTAGGGATAGGGGTTACTTACTTTATGTTCCGGAGATGGGATTACAATGCCATAAACAGCGGAGAAGAAACAGCCAAGGGATTAGGGGTCAATGTGGAAAGAGTACGCATGGAGGGAATGTTTGTTTCCTGTCTGATCGCTGCTGTAGCAGTATCCTTTCTAGGCATTATCGGATTTATCGGTCTGGTCGCCCCGCAAATCATGCGGAGAATCGTTGGCGCTGATCACCGTTTTTTGATCCCGGCAGCAACTTTTTTGGGCGCGATACTCCTTTTGGCATCGGATACTCTGGCCAGGACAATGATCTCCCCCATAGTTTTGCCTGTAGGCGCAATTACTTCTTTTATGGGCGCACCGTTGTTCCTCTATCTTTTGGCAAGGGGGTACCGGACAACATGA
- a CDS encoding ABC transporter ATP-binding protein: MVKDGTPPILEIENLAVSFRQYEKGLRQRELEVISSLSIQIQAGEILAIVGSSGSGKSLLAHAILGILPSNARVSGSLKYRGRELTSSRQEKLRGRELVLVPQSVTYLDPLMKIGAQVRGTNGSAEAQRRVFEKYQLGSETEEMYPFQLSGGMARRVLVATAVIGAAGLIIADEPTPGLHPAVAEETMRHLRALADEGRSVMLITHELDLACRVADRIAVFYGGTTVEVAPVADFIQGREALRHPYSKALWNALPQNGFQAIPGSQPYAGRKVSGCVFAARCQIKTEECNRPVAFQELRGGTVRCCHAT, encoded by the coding sequence ATGGTTAAGGACGGGACACCGCCGATTCTGGAAATAGAAAATCTGGCCGTCAGTTTCAGACAATATGAAAAAGGTCTCCGGCAAAGAGAACTGGAGGTGATCTCCAGCTTGAGTATTCAAATTCAGGCAGGAGAAATCCTGGCGATTGTCGGTTCCAGCGGTTCCGGCAAAAGCCTGCTGGCTCACGCCATTTTGGGTATTTTGCCCTCGAACGCCAGGGTAAGCGGTTCCCTGAAATACCGGGGCCGGGAATTAACAAGTTCCCGCCAGGAAAAGCTGCGCGGCAGAGAACTGGTTCTTGTTCCTCAATCCGTTACTTATTTGGACCCTTTGATGAAGATCGGGGCCCAAGTCCGGGGGACAAACGGGAGCGCGGAAGCCCAGCGCAGAGTATTTGAGAAATATCAGCTGGGTTCGGAAACGGAAGAGATGTATCCTTTTCAATTGTCAGGGGGGATGGCCAGGCGGGTCCTGGTGGCAACGGCAGTGATCGGTGCAGCAGGTCTGATTATCGCCGATGAACCGACCCCCGGACTGCATCCGGCCGTAGCGGAAGAAACCATGCGCCATTTACGGGCTTTGGCGGATGAAGGGCGGTCTGTCATGCTGATAACGCATGAGCTTGATCTGGCCTGCCGGGTTGCGGACCGGATAGCGGTATTTTATGGAGGGACGACGGTGGAGGTCGCACCCGTCGCTGATTTTATCCAAGGGAGGGAGGCCCTCAGGCACCCTTACAGCAAAGCGTTATGGAATGCTTTGCCCCAAAATGGCTTTCAAGCGATACCGGGGTCTCAGCCCTATGCGGGACGGAAAGTATCGGGATGTGTTTTCGCTGCCCGCTGTCAGATCAAGACTGAGGAGTGCAATCGTCCGGTTGCTTTTCAGGAGCTGCGCGGTGGGACGGTGAGGTGCTGTCATGCGACTTGA
- a CDS encoding ABC transporter ATP-binding protein, which yields MRLEARNISFRYGKGPWILKNFHFQMEQEERVGLIAPSGYGKSTLVKLLAGYASPAAGEILLEGRPLPKKGYCPVQLIYQHPEKAVNPRWKLKDTLFEGCSVDQELLKSMGIEEEWLQRWPNELSGGELQRFCIARALGAKTKFLIADEISTMLDVITQAQIWTYLLRAVQERKLGLLVVTHNQALAERICTRIIDLEAK from the coding sequence ATGCGACTTGAAGCCAGAAACATCAGCTTTCGCTACGGCAAAGGCCCGTGGATTTTAAAGAATTTTCATTTCCAGATGGAGCAGGAGGAGAGAGTTGGTCTGATTGCTCCGAGCGGTTATGGGAAAAGTACTTTAGTTAAATTGCTGGCGGGATATGCAAGTCCGGCGGCAGGAGAGATTTTGCTTGAGGGCAGGCCCTTGCCAAAGAAGGGATATTGTCCGGTGCAACTGATCTACCAGCATCCGGAAAAAGCGGTCAATCCCAGATGGAAGTTAAAGGATACCTTATTTGAAGGCTGTTCTGTGGATCAGGAATTGCTGAAATCCATGGGAATCGAGGAAGAATGGCTGCAGCGCTGGCCCAATGAATTATCCGGAGGGGAGCTTCAGCGTTTCTGTATAGCCAGGGCCCTTGGGGCGAAGACCAAATTTTTGATCGCCGATGAAATAAGCACCATGCTGGATGTGATCACCCAGGCCCAGATCTGGACCTATCTTTTGCGAGCGGTTCAGGAAAGAAAGCTTGGCTTGCTGGTGGTCACCCATAACCAGGCGCTTGCCGAGCGGATATGTACAAGAATCATTGATCTGGAAGCAAAATGA
- a CDS encoding iron ABC transporter substrate-binding protein yields the protein MRRKSAVSLLALFLLVTLMLNGCSNHNRTESAATSQMTVEDLLGRQVELTAPVEKVVAIGPGALRLYCYINGDSKLVGIEQMEKDSPTGRAYYLAYPSLAELPVIGPGGPNNAPDPEKLLAVKPDVIFDTYTTDQAAVDALQAKTGIPVVAVSYGKASAFDQDVSKSLQLIGRICGQEQKARDLTAYIEKCRGDLDERTKNIPDSERPTAYVGGLGARGTHGIESTQGKYSLFEAVHAKNVADEAGKSGSFMVDKEKLIAWNPDKIFLDLAGFAMVQEDYRKNPQFYQSLAAVKNGEVYSQMPYNYYTTNIETAIADAYYIGKVLYPEQFKDIEPEKKADELYQTFVGEKLYARMAEDFGGFKKLTLQ from the coding sequence ATGAGGAGGAAATCAGCCGTTTCCCTGCTTGCCCTATTCCTGCTCGTCACCTTGATGCTCAACGGCTGCAGTAATCATAACAGGACTGAAAGTGCCGCAACGAGTCAAATGACAGTTGAAGATCTGCTCGGCAGACAGGTTGAGTTGACCGCGCCGGTAGAAAAGGTGGTCGCGATCGGACCTGGGGCCTTAAGATTGTATTGTTATATTAATGGCGACAGTAAATTGGTCGGTATTGAACAAATGGAAAAAGACAGCCCGACAGGAAGGGCGTATTACCTTGCTTACCCCTCGCTGGCCGAGCTGCCTGTGATCGGGCCGGGGGGACCGAACAATGCTCCTGATCCCGAAAAGCTCCTGGCGGTTAAACCGGATGTGATCTTTGACACTTATACAACGGATCAAGCCGCAGTCGATGCCTTACAGGCCAAAACAGGGATTCCGGTGGTGGCCGTCAGCTATGGCAAAGCATCTGCATTTGATCAGGATGTGAGCAAATCCCTGCAGCTGATCGGCCGAATTTGCGGCCAGGAGCAGAAAGCGCGGGACCTGACGGCCTATATCGAAAAATGCAGAGGGGATCTGGATGAGCGGACCAAGAATATTCCTGACAGCGAAAGACCGACAGCATATGTTGGGGGACTGGGAGCCAGAGGGACCCATGGGATTGAAAGCACCCAGGGCAAATACTCCTTGTTTGAAGCTGTCCATGCCAAAAATGTTGCGGATGAAGCAGGGAAAAGCGGATCATTCATGGTGGATAAAGAAAAACTGATCGCTTGGAATCCGGATAAAATTTTTCTGGACCTAGCAGGTTTCGCAATGGTTCAAGAGGATTATCGAAAGAATCCTCAGTTTTACCAGAGCCTTGCCGCGGTAAAAAACGGCGAAGTCTATTCTCAAATGCCCTATAATTATTACACGACAAATATTGAAACCGCGATTGCCGATGCTTATTATATCGGGAAAGTGCTTTATCCGGAACAATTCAAGGATATCGAGCCGGAGAAGAAGGCGGACGAGCTTTACCAGACCTTTGTGGGCGAAAAACTTTATGCCCGGATGGCAGAGGATTTCGGCGGGTTTAAGAAGCTGACCCTGCAGTAA
- a CDS encoding 7-carboxy-7-deazaguanine synthase QueE: MSKEYPVHEIFDSIQGEGYWTGAAASFVRLQQCNLRCAWCDSKGTWEGKPEKMTADEILAAVHSERVILTGGEPLLHDLTALLESLKAAGKKVHIETNGTQPWKESYPQEAWITVSPKKESGYLVQPSIKSKANEYKFVVDEDFSADILAQLEFNSCPNIFLSPENVRSEMIKKALSIVAQYPFCRLTLQLHKLIGVR; this comes from the coding sequence GTGAGTAAGGAGTACCCTGTTCACGAGATTTTTGACAGTATTCAGGGAGAAGGTTACTGGACGGGAGCGGCCGCTAGCTTTGTCCGTTTACAGCAATGCAATCTGAGATGCGCGTGGTGTGACAGCAAAGGGACTTGGGAGGGGAAGCCGGAGAAAATGACCGCGGATGAGATTTTGGCCGCGGTTCACTCTGAACGGGTTATCCTCACAGGCGGGGAACCGTTATTGCACGACCTGACAGCATTGCTTGAGAGCTTGAAGGCTGCCGGAAAGAAGGTCCATATTGAAACAAACGGGACCCAGCCATGGAAAGAGTCCTATCCTCAAGAGGCATGGATTACCGTATCTCCCAAAAAAGAAAGCGGATATCTTGTCCAGCCTTCAATCAAAAGTAAAGCAAATGAATATAAGTTTGTGGTAGATGAAGATTTTTCAGCGGATATTCTCGCTCAGCTTGAGTTCAACTCATGTCCGAATATTTTTCTTTCTCCTGAAAATGTCCGGTCCGAAATGATCAAAAAAGCCCTGAGCATAGTAGCTCAATACCCTTTTTGCCGGCTCACCCTGCAATTGCACAAACTGATCGGGGTTCGCTGA
- a CDS encoding DedA family protein codes for MVLFEEIVRQIVAIINSLGYMGVALGMMLESACIPLPSEIVLPLGGNMVLGGRGISLLGVNIAAAVGSMVGSIIAYLIGYYGGRPFILNYGKYFFVSLKHFHLAEKTFLKYGASAVFFGRLLPVIRTFISLPAGIAKLDFKKFLIFSFIGMIPWNALLIYLGFKFGQNYATIIRPIFHKFEYIVIGGIALIIMIVIVKQYTIKKDHSVKK; via the coding sequence ATGGTCTTATTTGAGGAGATTGTGAGACAGATTGTAGCGATCATCAATTCATTGGGATATATGGGTGTTGCTTTAGGGATGATGCTGGAAAGCGCCTGCATACCCCTTCCGAGTGAGATTGTCCTTCCCCTGGGAGGGAACATGGTTCTGGGAGGACGGGGGATTTCTCTGCTGGGGGTAAATATTGCTGCCGCAGTTGGAAGTATGGTGGGATCGATCATCGCGTATCTGATCGGCTATTATGGAGGAAGACCGTTCATCCTGAACTATGGAAAGTACTTCTTTGTTTCCCTGAAGCATTTCCACTTGGCTGAAAAAACCTTTTTAAAATATGGTGCGTCCGCAGTATTTTTCGGCAGACTCCTGCCGGTGATCAGAACATTTATTTCCCTGCCTGCCGGTATCGCAAAACTGGATTTTAAAAAGTTTTTGATTTTTTCCTTCATCGGTATGATTCCCTGGAATGCTCTCCTGATTTATCTGGGATTTAAGTTTGGGCAGAATTACGCCACCATCATTCGGCCCATATTCCATAAGTTTGAGTATATCGTGATAGGTGGGATTGCTCTTATCATCATGATAGTTATTGTTAAGCAGTATACCATAAAAAAAGATCATTCTGTCAAAAAATAA
- the tsaA gene encoding tRNA (N6-threonylcarbamoyladenosine(37)-N6)-methyltransferase TrmO produces MELKPIGIIHSPYQETKDAPRQGRLSEAVSEIEIFSEYIDGLQGIEKATHLIVLYWGHLSKRDLLQTTTPFGPEVKGVFACRSPARPNPIAFCAADLVQRKGSTLLVRGVDAIDGSFLLDIKPYSSEIDSIEGAKIGWIPEKQRKGQA; encoded by the coding sequence ATGGAGCTTAAACCGATCGGGATCATTCACAGTCCATATCAGGAAACTAAAGATGCGCCGCGTCAGGGGCGCTTGTCTGAAGCCGTATCAGAAATAGAAATCTTTTCTGAGTACATAGATGGACTGCAAGGAATTGAAAAAGCAACCCATCTCATTGTTCTTTACTGGGGACATCTTTCCAAAAGGGATCTTTTACAGACGACAACACCCTTTGGACCGGAAGTGAAGGGGGTTTTTGCCTGCCGTTCACCGGCCAGGCCCAATCCGATAGCCTTTTGTGCAGCTGATTTGGTGCAAAGAAAAGGCAGCACTTTATTGGTACGCGGGGTTGATGCCATTGACGGCAGCTTCTTGCTGGATATCAAACCGTATTCCAGTGAGATAGACAGTATTGAGGGGGCGAAAATCGGCTGGATACCGGAAAAGCAGAGGAAAGGCCAAGCATGA
- a CDS encoding FUSC family protein — MFIGARIIKTGLAITLTIFICKYLHVEAVLFATATAAVNMQPTVNKSIRNAWEQVAVHVIGIIIAVGFGLTLGTGPFIIGLAVIVMLTITTSLKLAQNLDLGALAVILILESSPDHFLADVQLHASAIFIGLGVALLVNRILAPPKFKKQLNEELYTIFQETSIYFLGSLNSFVNSHSLESYTLREPVELKAKLERVMQTYEHAREEFTEKDNPLFFERMLEVNRGFIERGMSINEMTCQRVKRRLAPDSPLQIREVSPEFTQVLHALSVGETRLAQLVRDMVNGMREGLYFGSYEDCDEYWMMFDQALDEWQTTVKGVFYLRALMEISVVATEMRWAHRRMRSLHEIRSNHKA; from the coding sequence ATGTTCATTGGCGCACGCATTATTAAAACAGGCTTGGCAATTACCTTGACCATATTCATCTGTAAGTATTTGCATGTTGAAGCTGTTCTTTTTGCTACGGCCACTGCCGCTGTGAATATGCAGCCGACGGTAAACAAATCTATCCGAAACGCCTGGGAGCAGGTCGCCGTCCATGTGATCGGAATCATCATTGCCGTAGGCTTCGGCCTGACTTTAGGCACAGGTCCTTTTATCATCGGTCTGGCCGTTATTGTCATGCTGACCATAACAACCAGTCTCAAGCTGGCCCAAAATCTGGACTTAGGCGCTCTGGCCGTTATCTTGATTCTGGAATCCTCGCCCGACCATTTTCTGGCCGATGTTCAACTGCACGCTTCCGCTATTTTTATCGGCTTGGGTGTTGCTCTGCTTGTGAACAGGATTCTTGCTCCCCCCAAATTCAAGAAACAGCTTAACGAGGAACTTTACACCATTTTCCAGGAGACTTCTATTTATTTTTTAGGCAGTCTGAATTCTTTTGTCAATTCCCATTCCCTTGAATCCTATACTTTACGCGAGCCTGTGGAACTAAAAGCAAAATTGGAAAGAGTGATGCAAACCTATGAGCATGCCAGAGAAGAATTTACGGAAAAAGATAATCCCTTATTCTTCGAGCGGATGCTGGAAGTAAACAGGGGCTTTATTGAACGGGGGATGAGCATTAACGAAATGACCTGTCAGCGGGTCAAAAGAAGACTGGCTCCCGATTCCCCACTCCAGATCCGGGAAGTAAGCCCGGAATTCACTCAGGTGCTCCACGCGCTTTCCGTCGGGGAAACCAGATTGGCCCAGCTTGTGCGGGATATGGTCAACGGCATGCGGGAAGGGCTTTATTTTGGTTCCTATGAGGATTGCGACGAATATTGGATGATGTTTGATCAGGCGCTTGACGAGTGGCAAACTACGGTCAAGGGGGTCTTCTATTTAAGAGCTTTGATGGAGATATCCGTGGTTGCGACCGAGATGCGCTGGGCCCACCGGAGAATGCGGAGCTTGCATGAAATCAGAAGCAATCACAAAGCCTAG